From a single Phocoena sinus isolate mPhoSin1 chromosome 1, mPhoSin1.pri, whole genome shotgun sequence genomic region:
- the PTCH2 gene encoding protein patched homolog 2 isoform X1, with amino-acid sequence MARPPPLGELPPGYTPPARSAAPQILAGSLQAPLWLRAYFQGLLFSLGCGIQRHCGKVLFLGLLAFGALALGLRVAIIETDLEQLWVEAGSRVSQELQYTKEKLGEEAAYTSQMLIQTPRQEGENVLTPEALGLHLQAALTASKVQVSLYGKSWDLNKICYKSGVPLIENGMIERMIEKLFPCVILTPLDCFWEGAKLQGGSAYLPGRPDIQWTNLDPEQLLEELGPFASLEGFRELLDKAQVGQAYVGRPCLHPDDLHCPSSAPNHHSRQAPNVAQELSGGCHGFSHKFMHWQEELLLGGMARDPQGQLLRAEALQSTFLLMSPRQLYEHFRGDYQTHDIGWSEEQASTVLQAWQRRFVQLAQEALPGNASQQIHAFSSTTLDDILHAFSEVSAVRVVGGYLLMLAYACVTMLRWDCAQSQGAVGLAGVLLVALAVASGLGLCALLGIAFNAATTQVLPFLALGIGVDDIFLLAHAFTEAPPGTPLQERTGECLQRTGTSVALTSINNMVAFFMAALVPIPALRAFSLQAAVVVGCNFVAVMLVFPAVLSLDLHRRHCQRLDVLCCFSSPCSARVIQILPQELGDRTVPVGIAHLTATVQAFAHCEASSQHVVTILPPQAHLVPPPSDPLASELFSPGGSTRDLLGQEEGTRQKAACKSLPCARWNLAHFARSQFAPLLLQSHTKAMVLVLFGALLGLSLYGSTLVQDGLALTDVVPRGTKEHAFLSAQLRYFSLYEVALVTQGGFDYAHSQRALFDLHQRFSSLKAVLPPPATQAPRTWLHYYRNWLQGIQAAFDQDWASGRITHHSYRNGSEDGALAYKLLIQTGDAQEPLDFSQLTTRKLVDKDGLIPPELFYMGLTMWVSSDPLGLAASQANFYPPPPEWLHDKYDTTGENLRIPAAQPLEFAQFPFLLHGLQKTADFVETIEGARAACAEAGQAGVRAYPSGSPFLFWEQYLGLRRCFLLAVCILLVCTFLVCALLLLNPWAASLIVLVLTVMTVELFGIMGFLGVKLSAIPVVILVASVGIGVEFTVHVALGFLTSQGSRNLRAAWALEHTLAPVTDGAVSTLLGLLMLAGSNFDFIVRYFFVVLTVLTLLGLLHGLVLLPVLLSILGPPPEVVQMYRESPEVLSPPAAQGGGLRWGVAPTLPQSFARVTTSMTVALRPPPLPGAYIHPASEEPTWSPAATPAASGSSNLSSRGPCPAT; translated from the exons ATGGCTCGGCCGCCACCCCTTGGGGAGCTGCCCCCGGGCTACACACCCCCAGCTCGATCTGCAGCACCCCAG ATCCTAGCTGGGAGCCTTCAGGCTCCACTCTGGCTTCGTGCTTACTTCCAGGGCCTGCTCTTCTCTCTGGGCTGTGGGATCCAGAGACACTGTGGCAAAGTGCTCTTCCTGGGACTTTTGGCCTTTGGGGCCCTAGCGTTGGGTCTCCGCGTGGCCATCATTGAAACAGACCTAGAACAGCTCTGGGTGGAAG CGGGCAGCCGGGTGAGCCAAGAGCTGCAATACACCAAGGAGaagctgggggaggaggctgCATACACCTCCCAGATGTTGATACAGACCCCGCGCCAGGAGGGGGAGAACGTCCTCACACCTGAGGCACTTGGCCTCCACCTTCAGGCAGCCCTCACCGCCAGTAAAGTGCAAGTATCACTCTATGGAAA GTCCTGGGATTTGAACAAAATCTGCTACAAGTCAGGAGTTCCCCTAATTGAAAATGGAATGATTGAGCGG ATGATTGAGAAGCTGTTTCCCTGCGTGATCCTCACCCCCCTCGACTGCTTCTGGGAAGGAGCCAAACTCCAAGGGGGCTCTGCCTACTTGCC GGGCCGCCCTGACATCCAGTGGACCAACCTGGATCCAGAGCAACTGCTGGAGGAGCTGGGCCCCTTTGCCTCCCTTGAGGGCTTCCGGGAGCTGCTAGACAAGGCACAGGTGGGCCAGGCCTACGTGGGGCGGCCCTGTCTGCACCCTGACGACCTTCACTGCCCATCTAGTGCCCCTAACCATCACAGCAGGCAG GCTCCCAATGTGGCTCAGGAGTTGAGCGGGGGCTGCCATGGCTTCTCCCACAAGTTCATGCACTGGCAGGAGGAACTGCTGCTGGGAGGCATGGCCAGAGACCCCCAAGGACAGCTGCTGAG GGCAGAGGCCCTGCAGAGCACCTTCCTGCTCATGAGTCCCCGCCAGCTCTACGAGCACTTCCGGGGCGACTACCAGACACACGACATCGGCTGGAGCGAGGAGCAGGCCAGCACGGTGCTGCAGGCCTGGCAGCGGCGCTTCGTGCAG CTGGCGCAGGAGGCCCTGCCTGGGAACGCGTCCCAGCAGATCCACGCCTTCTCCTCCACCACCCTGGATGACATCCTGCACGCCTTCTCTGAAGTCAGCGCTGTCCGTGTGGTGGGAGGCTACCTGCTCATG cTGGCCTACGCCTGCGTGACAATGCTGCGGTGGGACTGTGCTCAGTCCCAGGGTGCCGTGGGCCTCGCCGGGGTGCTGCTGGTGGCCCTAGCGGTGGCCTCGGGCCTCGGGCTCTGTGCCCTGCTCGGCATCGCCTTCAATGCCGCCACTACCCAG GTGCTGCCCTTCTTGGCACTGGGCATTGGCGTGGATGACATATTCCTGCTGGCACATGCCTTCACAGAGGCTCCACCTGGCACCCCTCTCCAG GAGCGCACAGGTGAGTGTCTGCAGCGCACAGGCACCAGCGTTGCACTCACGTCCATCAACAACATGGTCGCCTTCTTCATGGCTGCCCTAGTTCCCATCCCTGCACTGCGGGCCTTCTCCTTGCAG GCGGCAGTAGTGGTTGGCTGCAACTTTGTAGCCGTGATGCTTGTCTTCCCAGCGGTCCTCAGCCTGGACCTGCACCGGCGCCACTGCCAGCGCCTTGATGTGCTCTGCTGCTTCTCTAG ccCCTGCTCTGCTCGGGTGATTCAGATTCTGCCCCAGGAGCTGGGGGATAGGACAGTACCAGTGGGCATTGCTCACCTGACTGCCACCGTTCAGGCATTTGCGCACTGTGAAGCCAGCAGCCAGCATGTGGTCACCATCCTGCCTCCTCAAGCCCACCTGGTGCCCCCACCTTCTGACCCACTGGCCTCTGAGCTCTTCAGCCCAGGAGGGTCAACACGGGACCTTCTAGGCCAGGAGGAGGGGACAAGGCAGAAGGCAGCCTGCAAGTCCCTGCCCTGCGCCCGCTGGAATCTTGCCCATTTCGCCCGCTCTCAGTTTGCACCCTTGCTGCTCCAGTCCCACACCAAG GCCATGGTGCTGGTACTTTTTGGGGCTCTTCTGGGCCTGAGCCTCTATGGATCGACCTTGGTGCAGGATGGGCTGGCCCTGACAGATGTGGTGCCTCGGGGCACCAAGGAGCATGCCTTCCTGAGCGCCCAGCTCAGGTACTTCTCTCTGTACGAGGTGGCCCTGGTGACACAGGGTGGCTTTGACTACGCCCACTCCCAACGCGCCCTCTTTGATCTGCACCAGCGCTTCAGTTCCCTCAAGGCAGTGCTGCCCCCACCGGCCACGCAGGCACCCCGCACCTGGCTGCACTATTACCGCAACTGGCTACAGG GAATCCAGGCTGCGTTTGACCAGGACTGGGCTTCTGGGCGCATCACCCACCACTCATACCGCAATGGCTCTGAGGATGGGGCCCTAGCCTACAAGCTGCTCATCCAGACCGGGGATGCCCAGGAGCCTCTTGATTTCAGCCAG CTGACCACAAGGAAGCTGGTGGACAAGGACGGGCTGATACCACCTGAGCTCTTCTACATGGGGCTGACCATGTGGGTGAGCAGTGACCCTCTGGGTCTGGCAGCCTCACAAGCCAACTTCTACCCCCCACCTCCCGAGTGGCTGCATGACAAGTACGACACCACCGGGGAGAACCTTCGCA tCCCGGCGGCCCAGCCCCTGGAGTTTGCCCAGTTCCCCTTTCTACTGCACGGACTCCAGAAGACTGCAGACTTCGTGGAGACCATTGAGGGGGCCCGGGCAGCGTGTGCCGAGGCAGGCCAGGCTGGGGTGCGCGCCTACCCCAGCGGctcccccttcctcttctgggagCAGTATCTGGGCCTGCGGCGCTGTTTCCTGCTGGCAGTCTGCATCCTGCTGGTGTGCACTTTCCTCGTCTGCGCCCTGCTGCTGCTCAACCCCTGGGCAGCTTCCCTCATA gtGCTGGTCCTGACAGTGATGACCGTGGAGCTCTTTGGCATCATGGGTTTCCTGGGCGTCAAGCTGAGCGCCATCCCCGTGGTGATCCTTGTGGCGTCTGTAGGCATTGGTGTCGAGTTCACGGTCCATGTGGCTCTG GGCTTCCTGACCTCCCAGGGTAGCCGGAACCTCCGGGCTGcctgggccctagagcacacacTGGCCCCGGTGACCGATGGGGCCGTCTCCACGTTGCTGGGTCTGCTCATGCTTGCTGGTTCCAACTTTGACTTCATTGTAAG GTACTTCTTCGTGGTGCTGACAGTACTCACACTCCTAGGCCTCCTCCATGGGCTCGTGCTGCTGCCTGTGCTGCTGTCCATCCTGGGCCCCCCACCAGAG GTGGTACAGATGTACAGGGAGAGCCCGGAGGTCCTGAGCCCACCAGCTGCACAAGGAGGAGGGCTCAGGTGGGGGGTagcccccacccttccccagagCTTTGCCAGAGTGACTACCTCCATGACCGTGGCCCTCCGCCCACCCCCACTGCCTGGTGCCTACATCCACCCAGCCTCTGAAGAGCCTACTTGGTCCCCTGCTGCCACACCAGCTGCCAGTGGCTCCAGCAACCTCAGTTCTAGGGGACCATGTCCAGCCACCTGA
- the PTCH2 gene encoding protein patched homolog 2 isoform X3: MLIQTPRQEGENVLTPEALGLHLQAALTASKVQVSLYGKSWDLNKICYKSGVPLIENGMIERMIEKLFPCVILTPLDCFWEGAKLQGGSAYLPGRPDIQWTNLDPEQLLEELGPFASLEGFRELLDKAQVGQAYVGRPCLHPDDLHCPSSAPNHHSRQAPNVAQELSGGCHGFSHKFMHWQEELLLGGMARDPQGQLLRAEALQSTFLLMSPRQLYEHFRGDYQTHDIGWSEEQASTVLQAWQRRFVQLAQEALPGNASQQIHAFSSTTLDDILHAFSEVSAVRVVGGYLLMLAYACVTMLRWDCAQSQGAVGLAGVLLVALAVASGLGLCALLGIAFNAATTQVLPFLALGIGVDDIFLLAHAFTEAPPGTPLQERTGECLQRTGTSVALTSINNMVAFFMAALVPIPALRAFSLQAAVVVGCNFVAVMLVFPAVLSLDLHRRHCQRLDVLCCFSSPCSARVIQILPQELGDRTVPVGIAHLTATVQAFAHCEASSQHVVTILPPQAHLVPPPSDPLASELFSPGGSTRDLLGQEEGTRQKAACKSLPCARWNLAHFARSQFAPLLLQSHTKAMVLVLFGALLGLSLYGSTLVQDGLALTDVVPRGTKEHAFLSAQLRYFSLYEVALVTQGGFDYAHSQRALFDLHQRFSSLKAVLPPPATQAPRTWLHYYRNWLQGIQAAFDQDWASGRITHHSYRNGSEDGALAYKLLIQTGDAQEPLDFSQLTTRKLVDKDGLIPPELFYMGLTMWVSSDPLGLAASQANFYPPPPEWLHDKYDTTGENLRIPAAQPLEFAQFPFLLHGLQKTADFVETIEGARAACAEAGQAGVRAYPSGSPFLFWEQYLGLRRCFLLAVCILLVCTFLVCALLLLNPWAASLIVLVLTVMTVELFGIMGFLGVKLSAIPVVILVASVGIGVEFTVHVALGFLTSQGSRNLRAAWALEHTLAPVTDGAVSTLLGLLMLAGSNFDFIVRYFFVVLTVLTLLGLLHGLVLLPVLLSILGPPPEVVQMYRESPEVLSPPAAQGGGLRWGVAPTLPQSFARVTTSMTVALRPPPLPGAYIHPASEEPTWSPAATPAASGSSNLSSRGPCPAT, from the exons ATGTTGATACAGACCCCGCGCCAGGAGGGGGAGAACGTCCTCACACCTGAGGCACTTGGCCTCCACCTTCAGGCAGCCCTCACCGCCAGTAAAGTGCAAGTATCACTCTATGGAAA GTCCTGGGATTTGAACAAAATCTGCTACAAGTCAGGAGTTCCCCTAATTGAAAATGGAATGATTGAGCGG ATGATTGAGAAGCTGTTTCCCTGCGTGATCCTCACCCCCCTCGACTGCTTCTGGGAAGGAGCCAAACTCCAAGGGGGCTCTGCCTACTTGCC GGGCCGCCCTGACATCCAGTGGACCAACCTGGATCCAGAGCAACTGCTGGAGGAGCTGGGCCCCTTTGCCTCCCTTGAGGGCTTCCGGGAGCTGCTAGACAAGGCACAGGTGGGCCAGGCCTACGTGGGGCGGCCCTGTCTGCACCCTGACGACCTTCACTGCCCATCTAGTGCCCCTAACCATCACAGCAGGCAG GCTCCCAATGTGGCTCAGGAGTTGAGCGGGGGCTGCCATGGCTTCTCCCACAAGTTCATGCACTGGCAGGAGGAACTGCTGCTGGGAGGCATGGCCAGAGACCCCCAAGGACAGCTGCTGAG GGCAGAGGCCCTGCAGAGCACCTTCCTGCTCATGAGTCCCCGCCAGCTCTACGAGCACTTCCGGGGCGACTACCAGACACACGACATCGGCTGGAGCGAGGAGCAGGCCAGCACGGTGCTGCAGGCCTGGCAGCGGCGCTTCGTGCAG CTGGCGCAGGAGGCCCTGCCTGGGAACGCGTCCCAGCAGATCCACGCCTTCTCCTCCACCACCCTGGATGACATCCTGCACGCCTTCTCTGAAGTCAGCGCTGTCCGTGTGGTGGGAGGCTACCTGCTCATG cTGGCCTACGCCTGCGTGACAATGCTGCGGTGGGACTGTGCTCAGTCCCAGGGTGCCGTGGGCCTCGCCGGGGTGCTGCTGGTGGCCCTAGCGGTGGCCTCGGGCCTCGGGCTCTGTGCCCTGCTCGGCATCGCCTTCAATGCCGCCACTACCCAG GTGCTGCCCTTCTTGGCACTGGGCATTGGCGTGGATGACATATTCCTGCTGGCACATGCCTTCACAGAGGCTCCACCTGGCACCCCTCTCCAG GAGCGCACAGGTGAGTGTCTGCAGCGCACAGGCACCAGCGTTGCACTCACGTCCATCAACAACATGGTCGCCTTCTTCATGGCTGCCCTAGTTCCCATCCCTGCACTGCGGGCCTTCTCCTTGCAG GCGGCAGTAGTGGTTGGCTGCAACTTTGTAGCCGTGATGCTTGTCTTCCCAGCGGTCCTCAGCCTGGACCTGCACCGGCGCCACTGCCAGCGCCTTGATGTGCTCTGCTGCTTCTCTAG ccCCTGCTCTGCTCGGGTGATTCAGATTCTGCCCCAGGAGCTGGGGGATAGGACAGTACCAGTGGGCATTGCTCACCTGACTGCCACCGTTCAGGCATTTGCGCACTGTGAAGCCAGCAGCCAGCATGTGGTCACCATCCTGCCTCCTCAAGCCCACCTGGTGCCCCCACCTTCTGACCCACTGGCCTCTGAGCTCTTCAGCCCAGGAGGGTCAACACGGGACCTTCTAGGCCAGGAGGAGGGGACAAGGCAGAAGGCAGCCTGCAAGTCCCTGCCCTGCGCCCGCTGGAATCTTGCCCATTTCGCCCGCTCTCAGTTTGCACCCTTGCTGCTCCAGTCCCACACCAAG GCCATGGTGCTGGTACTTTTTGGGGCTCTTCTGGGCCTGAGCCTCTATGGATCGACCTTGGTGCAGGATGGGCTGGCCCTGACAGATGTGGTGCCTCGGGGCACCAAGGAGCATGCCTTCCTGAGCGCCCAGCTCAGGTACTTCTCTCTGTACGAGGTGGCCCTGGTGACACAGGGTGGCTTTGACTACGCCCACTCCCAACGCGCCCTCTTTGATCTGCACCAGCGCTTCAGTTCCCTCAAGGCAGTGCTGCCCCCACCGGCCACGCAGGCACCCCGCACCTGGCTGCACTATTACCGCAACTGGCTACAGG GAATCCAGGCTGCGTTTGACCAGGACTGGGCTTCTGGGCGCATCACCCACCACTCATACCGCAATGGCTCTGAGGATGGGGCCCTAGCCTACAAGCTGCTCATCCAGACCGGGGATGCCCAGGAGCCTCTTGATTTCAGCCAG CTGACCACAAGGAAGCTGGTGGACAAGGACGGGCTGATACCACCTGAGCTCTTCTACATGGGGCTGACCATGTGGGTGAGCAGTGACCCTCTGGGTCTGGCAGCCTCACAAGCCAACTTCTACCCCCCACCTCCCGAGTGGCTGCATGACAAGTACGACACCACCGGGGAGAACCTTCGCA tCCCGGCGGCCCAGCCCCTGGAGTTTGCCCAGTTCCCCTTTCTACTGCACGGACTCCAGAAGACTGCAGACTTCGTGGAGACCATTGAGGGGGCCCGGGCAGCGTGTGCCGAGGCAGGCCAGGCTGGGGTGCGCGCCTACCCCAGCGGctcccccttcctcttctgggagCAGTATCTGGGCCTGCGGCGCTGTTTCCTGCTGGCAGTCTGCATCCTGCTGGTGTGCACTTTCCTCGTCTGCGCCCTGCTGCTGCTCAACCCCTGGGCAGCTTCCCTCATA gtGCTGGTCCTGACAGTGATGACCGTGGAGCTCTTTGGCATCATGGGTTTCCTGGGCGTCAAGCTGAGCGCCATCCCCGTGGTGATCCTTGTGGCGTCTGTAGGCATTGGTGTCGAGTTCACGGTCCATGTGGCTCTG GGCTTCCTGACCTCCCAGGGTAGCCGGAACCTCCGGGCTGcctgggccctagagcacacacTGGCCCCGGTGACCGATGGGGCCGTCTCCACGTTGCTGGGTCTGCTCATGCTTGCTGGTTCCAACTTTGACTTCATTGTAAG GTACTTCTTCGTGGTGCTGACAGTACTCACACTCCTAGGCCTCCTCCATGGGCTCGTGCTGCTGCCTGTGCTGCTGTCCATCCTGGGCCCCCCACCAGAG GTGGTACAGATGTACAGGGAGAGCCCGGAGGTCCTGAGCCCACCAGCTGCACAAGGAGGAGGGCTCAGGTGGGGGGTagcccccacccttccccagagCTTTGCCAGAGTGACTACCTCCATGACCGTGGCCCTCCGCCCACCCCCACTGCCTGGTGCCTACATCCACCCAGCCTCTGAAGAGCCTACTTGGTCCCCTGCTGCCACACCAGCTGCCAGTGGCTCCAGCAACCTCAGTTCTAGGGGACCATGTCCAGCCACCTGA
- the PTCH2 gene encoding protein patched homolog 2 isoform X2, which produces MARPPPLGELPPGYTPPARSAAPQILAGSLQAPLWLRAYFQGLLFSLGCGIQRHCGKVLFLGLLAFGALALGLRVAIIETDLEQLWVEAGSRVSQELQYTKEKLGEEAAYTSQMLIQTPRQEGENVLTPEALGLHLQAALTASKVQVSLYGKSWDLNKICYKSGVPLIENGMIERMIEKLFPCVILTPLDCFWEGAKLQGGSAYLPGRPDIQWTNLDPEQLLEELGPFASLEGFRELLDKAQAPNVAQELSGGCHGFSHKFMHWQEELLLGGMARDPQGQLLRAEALQSTFLLMSPRQLYEHFRGDYQTHDIGWSEEQASTVLQAWQRRFVQLAQEALPGNASQQIHAFSSTTLDDILHAFSEVSAVRVVGGYLLMLAYACVTMLRWDCAQSQGAVGLAGVLLVALAVASGLGLCALLGIAFNAATTQVLPFLALGIGVDDIFLLAHAFTEAPPGTPLQERTGECLQRTGTSVALTSINNMVAFFMAALVPIPALRAFSLQAAVVVGCNFVAVMLVFPAVLSLDLHRRHCQRLDVLCCFSSPCSARVIQILPQELGDRTVPVGIAHLTATVQAFAHCEASSQHVVTILPPQAHLVPPPSDPLASELFSPGGSTRDLLGQEEGTRQKAACKSLPCARWNLAHFARSQFAPLLLQSHTKAMVLVLFGALLGLSLYGSTLVQDGLALTDVVPRGTKEHAFLSAQLRYFSLYEVALVTQGGFDYAHSQRALFDLHQRFSSLKAVLPPPATQAPRTWLHYYRNWLQGIQAAFDQDWASGRITHHSYRNGSEDGALAYKLLIQTGDAQEPLDFSQLTTRKLVDKDGLIPPELFYMGLTMWVSSDPLGLAASQANFYPPPPEWLHDKYDTTGENLRIPAAQPLEFAQFPFLLHGLQKTADFVETIEGARAACAEAGQAGVRAYPSGSPFLFWEQYLGLRRCFLLAVCILLVCTFLVCALLLLNPWAASLIVLVLTVMTVELFGIMGFLGVKLSAIPVVILVASVGIGVEFTVHVALGFLTSQGSRNLRAAWALEHTLAPVTDGAVSTLLGLLMLAGSNFDFIVRYFFVVLTVLTLLGLLHGLVLLPVLLSILGPPPEVVQMYRESPEVLSPPAAQGGGLRWGVAPTLPQSFARVTTSMTVALRPPPLPGAYIHPASEEPTWSPAATPAASGSSNLSSRGPCPAT; this is translated from the exons ATGGCTCGGCCGCCACCCCTTGGGGAGCTGCCCCCGGGCTACACACCCCCAGCTCGATCTGCAGCACCCCAG ATCCTAGCTGGGAGCCTTCAGGCTCCACTCTGGCTTCGTGCTTACTTCCAGGGCCTGCTCTTCTCTCTGGGCTGTGGGATCCAGAGACACTGTGGCAAAGTGCTCTTCCTGGGACTTTTGGCCTTTGGGGCCCTAGCGTTGGGTCTCCGCGTGGCCATCATTGAAACAGACCTAGAACAGCTCTGGGTGGAAG CGGGCAGCCGGGTGAGCCAAGAGCTGCAATACACCAAGGAGaagctgggggaggaggctgCATACACCTCCCAGATGTTGATACAGACCCCGCGCCAGGAGGGGGAGAACGTCCTCACACCTGAGGCACTTGGCCTCCACCTTCAGGCAGCCCTCACCGCCAGTAAAGTGCAAGTATCACTCTATGGAAA GTCCTGGGATTTGAACAAAATCTGCTACAAGTCAGGAGTTCCCCTAATTGAAAATGGAATGATTGAGCGG ATGATTGAGAAGCTGTTTCCCTGCGTGATCCTCACCCCCCTCGACTGCTTCTGGGAAGGAGCCAAACTCCAAGGGGGCTCTGCCTACTTGCC GGGCCGCCCTGACATCCAGTGGACCAACCTGGATCCAGAGCAACTGCTGGAGGAGCTGGGCCCCTTTGCCTCCCTTGAGGGCTTCCGGGAGCTGCTAGACAAGGCACAG GCTCCCAATGTGGCTCAGGAGTTGAGCGGGGGCTGCCATGGCTTCTCCCACAAGTTCATGCACTGGCAGGAGGAACTGCTGCTGGGAGGCATGGCCAGAGACCCCCAAGGACAGCTGCTGAG GGCAGAGGCCCTGCAGAGCACCTTCCTGCTCATGAGTCCCCGCCAGCTCTACGAGCACTTCCGGGGCGACTACCAGACACACGACATCGGCTGGAGCGAGGAGCAGGCCAGCACGGTGCTGCAGGCCTGGCAGCGGCGCTTCGTGCAG CTGGCGCAGGAGGCCCTGCCTGGGAACGCGTCCCAGCAGATCCACGCCTTCTCCTCCACCACCCTGGATGACATCCTGCACGCCTTCTCTGAAGTCAGCGCTGTCCGTGTGGTGGGAGGCTACCTGCTCATG cTGGCCTACGCCTGCGTGACAATGCTGCGGTGGGACTGTGCTCAGTCCCAGGGTGCCGTGGGCCTCGCCGGGGTGCTGCTGGTGGCCCTAGCGGTGGCCTCGGGCCTCGGGCTCTGTGCCCTGCTCGGCATCGCCTTCAATGCCGCCACTACCCAG GTGCTGCCCTTCTTGGCACTGGGCATTGGCGTGGATGACATATTCCTGCTGGCACATGCCTTCACAGAGGCTCCACCTGGCACCCCTCTCCAG GAGCGCACAGGTGAGTGTCTGCAGCGCACAGGCACCAGCGTTGCACTCACGTCCATCAACAACATGGTCGCCTTCTTCATGGCTGCCCTAGTTCCCATCCCTGCACTGCGGGCCTTCTCCTTGCAG GCGGCAGTAGTGGTTGGCTGCAACTTTGTAGCCGTGATGCTTGTCTTCCCAGCGGTCCTCAGCCTGGACCTGCACCGGCGCCACTGCCAGCGCCTTGATGTGCTCTGCTGCTTCTCTAG ccCCTGCTCTGCTCGGGTGATTCAGATTCTGCCCCAGGAGCTGGGGGATAGGACAGTACCAGTGGGCATTGCTCACCTGACTGCCACCGTTCAGGCATTTGCGCACTGTGAAGCCAGCAGCCAGCATGTGGTCACCATCCTGCCTCCTCAAGCCCACCTGGTGCCCCCACCTTCTGACCCACTGGCCTCTGAGCTCTTCAGCCCAGGAGGGTCAACACGGGACCTTCTAGGCCAGGAGGAGGGGACAAGGCAGAAGGCAGCCTGCAAGTCCCTGCCCTGCGCCCGCTGGAATCTTGCCCATTTCGCCCGCTCTCAGTTTGCACCCTTGCTGCTCCAGTCCCACACCAAG GCCATGGTGCTGGTACTTTTTGGGGCTCTTCTGGGCCTGAGCCTCTATGGATCGACCTTGGTGCAGGATGGGCTGGCCCTGACAGATGTGGTGCCTCGGGGCACCAAGGAGCATGCCTTCCTGAGCGCCCAGCTCAGGTACTTCTCTCTGTACGAGGTGGCCCTGGTGACACAGGGTGGCTTTGACTACGCCCACTCCCAACGCGCCCTCTTTGATCTGCACCAGCGCTTCAGTTCCCTCAAGGCAGTGCTGCCCCCACCGGCCACGCAGGCACCCCGCACCTGGCTGCACTATTACCGCAACTGGCTACAGG GAATCCAGGCTGCGTTTGACCAGGACTGGGCTTCTGGGCGCATCACCCACCACTCATACCGCAATGGCTCTGAGGATGGGGCCCTAGCCTACAAGCTGCTCATCCAGACCGGGGATGCCCAGGAGCCTCTTGATTTCAGCCAG CTGACCACAAGGAAGCTGGTGGACAAGGACGGGCTGATACCACCTGAGCTCTTCTACATGGGGCTGACCATGTGGGTGAGCAGTGACCCTCTGGGTCTGGCAGCCTCACAAGCCAACTTCTACCCCCCACCTCCCGAGTGGCTGCATGACAAGTACGACACCACCGGGGAGAACCTTCGCA tCCCGGCGGCCCAGCCCCTGGAGTTTGCCCAGTTCCCCTTTCTACTGCACGGACTCCAGAAGACTGCAGACTTCGTGGAGACCATTGAGGGGGCCCGGGCAGCGTGTGCCGAGGCAGGCCAGGCTGGGGTGCGCGCCTACCCCAGCGGctcccccttcctcttctgggagCAGTATCTGGGCCTGCGGCGCTGTTTCCTGCTGGCAGTCTGCATCCTGCTGGTGTGCACTTTCCTCGTCTGCGCCCTGCTGCTGCTCAACCCCTGGGCAGCTTCCCTCATA gtGCTGGTCCTGACAGTGATGACCGTGGAGCTCTTTGGCATCATGGGTTTCCTGGGCGTCAAGCTGAGCGCCATCCCCGTGGTGATCCTTGTGGCGTCTGTAGGCATTGGTGTCGAGTTCACGGTCCATGTGGCTCTG GGCTTCCTGACCTCCCAGGGTAGCCGGAACCTCCGGGCTGcctgggccctagagcacacacTGGCCCCGGTGACCGATGGGGCCGTCTCCACGTTGCTGGGTCTGCTCATGCTTGCTGGTTCCAACTTTGACTTCATTGTAAG GTACTTCTTCGTGGTGCTGACAGTACTCACACTCCTAGGCCTCCTCCATGGGCTCGTGCTGCTGCCTGTGCTGCTGTCCATCCTGGGCCCCCCACCAGAG GTGGTACAGATGTACAGGGAGAGCCCGGAGGTCCTGAGCCCACCAGCTGCACAAGGAGGAGGGCTCAGGTGGGGGGTagcccccacccttccccagagCTTTGCCAGAGTGACTACCTCCATGACCGTGGCCCTCCGCCCACCCCCACTGCCTGGTGCCTACATCCACCCAGCCTCTGAAGAGCCTACTTGGTCCCCTGCTGCCACACCAGCTGCCAGTGGCTCCAGCAACCTCAGTTCTAGGGGACCATGTCCAGCCACCTGA